One Patescibacteria group bacterium DNA window includes the following coding sequences:
- the pyrH gene encoding UMP kinase has product MKTLIISLGGSIIIPAPDKVDVKFLKKFRQLILDYTKRGNRAAIITGGGKINKLYNGFAQKIAKIKPIDLDWLGISFTRANAELVRSIFGDYAYEKIITDPTKKIPARGWSASGGKTNKKIIIGCGWKPGCSSDKDAVLIAKNLGAKTIVNLTNIDYVYTADPRKVKDAKPIKKMTWDEYKKLIGGKWIPRMNSPFDPIAAKLAAKLKLEVAIMKGTNLDNFKKFLGGKKFKGTIIK; this is encoded by the coding sequence ATGAAAACCCTCATCATCTCCCTTGGCGGCTCAATCATCATTCCCGCCCCAGACAAAGTTGATGTCAAATTTCTTAAAAAATTCCGCCAGTTAATTTTAGATTACACAAAGCGTGGTAATAGAGCAGCCATCATTACCGGCGGCGGCAAGATAAATAAACTCTATAACGGGTTTGCCCAAAAGATTGCTAAGATCAAGCCGATTGATTTGGATTGGCTCGGTATCTCCTTTACCCGCGCCAACGCTGAATTGGTCCGCTCAATATTTGGTGATTATGCTTATGAAAAAATAATAACAGACCCTACCAAAAAAATTCCAGCCCGAGGCTGGTCCGCCTCTGGCGGGAAGACCAACAAAAAAATAATCATTGGCTGCGGCTGGAAGCCCGGTTGCTCATCAGATAAAGACGCGGTTTTAATCGCTAAAAATTTAGGCGCCAAGACAATCGTCAACTTAACAAATATTGACTATGTTTATACTGCTGACCCGCGTAAAGTCAAAGATGCCAAGCCAATTAAAAAAATGACCTGGGATGAGTATAAAAAGCTAATCGGCGGCAAATGGATTCCCAGAATGAACTCTCCTTTTGATCCGATTGCGGCTAAGCTTGCGGCTAAGCTGAAACTTGAAGTGGCGATTATGAAAGGCACTAATCTTGATAATTTTAAGAAGTTTTTAGGGGGCAAGAAATTTAAAGGCACAATCATTAAATAG